A genomic stretch from Streptomyces venezuelae ATCC 10712 includes:
- a CDS encoding metallopeptidase TldD-related protein yields the protein MSRVSKPYEIVERALELSRADGCVVIADEESSANLRWAGNALTTNGVTRGRTLTVIATVDGAQGTASGVVSRSAVTVDDLEPLVRAAEAAARAAGPAEDAQPLVTDVPSSPDFTDAPAETSSAVFADFAPALGEAFARARAGGRELYGFANHELTSTYLGTSTGLRLRHDQPNGTLELNAKSPDRARSAWAGRSTRDFKDVDPAALDAELATRLGWAERRIELPAGRYETLLPPTAVADLLIYQLWSSTARDAVEGRTVFSKPGGGTRLGETLSPLPLTLRSDPNEPGLESAPFVIAHSSGDDSSVFDNGLPIAPTDWMRDGTLDRLITTRHTAELTGLPVAPGAGNLILDGGGEHSLEEMVAATERGLLLTCLWYIREVDPATLLLTGLTRDGVYLVENGEVVGEVNNFRFNESPVDLLSRASEAGRTEKTLPREWSDWFTRAAMPALRIPDFNMSSVSKGV from the coding sequence ATGAGCCGCGTCAGCAAGCCGTACGAGATCGTCGAGCGGGCCCTTGAGCTGTCCCGCGCCGACGGGTGTGTCGTCATCGCCGACGAGGAGTCCTCGGCCAATCTGCGCTGGGCGGGCAACGCGCTCACCACCAACGGCGTCACCCGGGGCCGTACGCTCACGGTCATCGCGACCGTCGACGGCGCGCAGGGCACCGCGTCCGGCGTCGTCTCCCGGTCCGCGGTGACCGTGGACGACCTGGAGCCGCTGGTGCGGGCCGCCGAGGCCGCCGCGCGCGCCGCCGGGCCTGCCGAGGACGCCCAGCCGCTGGTGACGGACGTGCCCTCGTCCCCCGACTTCACGGACGCGCCGGCGGAGACCTCCTCCGCCGTGTTCGCCGACTTCGCCCCGGCGCTCGGCGAGGCCTTCGCCCGTGCCCGGGCGGGTGGCCGGGAGCTCTACGGCTTCGCCAACCACGAGCTGACCTCCACCTACCTGGGGACGTCCACGGGCCTGCGGCTCCGCCACGACCAGCCGAACGGCACCCTGGAGCTCAACGCCAAGTCGCCCGACCGCGCCCGCTCCGCCTGGGCGGGCCGCTCGACCCGGGACTTCAAGGACGTCGACCCGGCCGCCCTCGACGCGGAGCTCGCGACCCGCCTCGGCTGGGCCGAGCGCCGGATCGAGCTGCCCGCCGGGCGGTACGAGACGCTGCTGCCGCCGACGGCCGTGGCCGACCTGCTGATCTACCAGCTGTGGTCCTCCACGGCCCGGGACGCGGTGGAGGGCCGGACGGTCTTCTCCAAGCCCGGCGGCGGCACCCGGCTCGGCGAGACCCTCTCCCCGCTGCCGCTGACCCTGCGCAGCGACCCGAACGAGCCGGGCCTGGAGTCCGCGCCGTTCGTGATCGCCCACTCCTCCGGCGACGACTCCTCGGTCTTCGACAACGGTCTGCCGATCGCGCCGACGGACTGGATGCGGGACGGGACGCTGGACCGGCTCATCACCACCCGGCACACGGCGGAACTCACCGGCCTGCCCGTGGCGCCCGGAGCCGGGAACCTGATCCTGGACGGCGGGGGCGAGCACTCCCTGGAGGAGATGGTCGCCGCCACGGAGCGCGGGCTGCTCCTCACCTGCCTCTGGTACATCCGCGAGGTCGACCCGGCGACGCTGCTGCTCACCGGGCTCACCCGGGACGGCGTCTACCTCGTCGAGAACGGCGAGGTGGTCGGCGAGGTGAACAACTTCCGGTTCAACGAGTCGCCGGTGGACCTGCTGTCGCGGGCCTCGGAGGCGGGCCGGACGGAGAAGACGCTGCCGCGCGAGTGGAGCGACTGGTTCACCCGGGCGGCGATGCCCGCCCTGCGGATCCCGGACTTCAACATGAGCTCGGTCAGCAAGGGAGTCTGA
- the tyrS gene encoding tyrosine--tRNA ligase, producing MTDIVDELKWRGLFAQSTDEDALRKALADGPVTFYCGFDPTAASLHVGHLVQVLTVRRLQQAGHRPLALVGGATGQIGDPRPTAERTLNDPETVANWVNRLRSQIEPFLSFEGENAAVMVNNLDWTAGMSAIEFLRDIGKHFRVNKMLTKDSVARRLESEQGISYTEFSYQLLQGMDFLELYRRYGCTLQQGGSDQWGNLVAGLDLIHRLEPGAEVHALATPLMVKADGTKFGKTEGGAVWLDPEMTTPYAFYQFWLNVDDRDISTYMRILSFKSREELEELEAQTAERPQARAAQRALAEELTTLVHGADQCAAVINASKALFGQGELTELDEATLAAALSELPHARVTELGQVVDLFTEVGLAPSKSGARRTVKEGGAYVNNVKVTAEDAEVSAEELLHGRWLVLRRGKKNLAAIEFAGA from the coding sequence GTGACCGACATCGTCGACGAGCTGAAGTGGCGTGGGCTCTTCGCCCAGTCCACCGATGAGGACGCACTGCGCAAGGCTCTCGCGGACGGTCCCGTCACCTTCTATTGCGGTTTCGACCCGACCGCGGCCAGTCTCCACGTCGGCCACCTGGTCCAGGTCCTCACCGTCCGCCGGCTCCAGCAGGCCGGGCACCGGCCGCTGGCGCTGGTCGGCGGGGCCACCGGGCAGATCGGTGACCCGCGGCCGACGGCCGAGCGCACCCTGAACGACCCCGAGACGGTCGCGAACTGGGTGAACCGGCTGCGTTCGCAGATCGAGCCGTTCCTCTCCTTCGAGGGGGAGAACGCCGCGGTCATGGTGAACAACCTGGACTGGACCGCCGGAATGTCGGCGATCGAGTTCCTGCGGGACATCGGCAAGCACTTCCGGGTCAACAAGATGCTGACCAAGGACTCCGTCGCCCGCCGTCTGGAGTCCGAGCAGGGCATCAGCTACACCGAGTTCAGCTACCAGCTGCTCCAGGGCATGGACTTCCTGGAGCTGTACCGCCGCTACGGCTGCACCCTCCAGCAGGGCGGCTCGGACCAGTGGGGCAACCTGGTGGCCGGGCTCGACCTGATCCACCGCCTGGAGCCGGGCGCCGAGGTCCACGCGCTCGCGACCCCGCTGATGGTCAAGGCGGACGGCACCAAGTTCGGCAAGACCGAGGGCGGCGCCGTCTGGCTCGACCCGGAGATGACCACGCCGTACGCGTTCTATCAGTTCTGGCTGAACGTGGACGACCGGGACATCTCGACGTACATGCGCATCCTCTCCTTCAAGTCCCGCGAGGAACTGGAGGAGCTGGAGGCGCAGACCGCGGAGCGGCCGCAGGCGCGCGCGGCGCAGCGGGCGCTGGCGGAGGAGCTGACCACGCTGGTGCACGGCGCGGACCAGTGCGCGGCCGTCATCAACGCCTCCAAGGCGCTGTTCGGCCAGGGCGAGCTGACCGAGCTCGACGAGGCGACGCTGGCCGCCGCCCTTTCGGAGCTGCCGCACGCGCGGGTCACCGAGCTGGGCCAGGTCGTGGACCTGTTCACCGAGGTCGGTCTCGCCCCGAGCAAGTCGGGGGCGCGCCGCACGGTGAAGGAGGGCGGGGCGTACGTGAACAACGTGAAGGTCACCGCCGAGGACGCCGAGGTGTCGGCGGAGGAGCTGCTGCACGGGCGCTGGCTGGTGCTGCGGCGCGGCAAGAAGAACCTGGCGGCGATCGAGTTCGCCGGCGCGTGA
- a CDS encoding GlsB/YeaQ/YmgE family stress response membrane protein: MSWLWAIIVGFVLGLIAKAILPGKQQIPLWLTTVFGILGSVLGNAVATWIGVNDTKGIDWTRHLLQLIGAVAVVGVGDMLWASMKGNRRRA, encoded by the coding sequence ATGAGTTGGTTGTGGGCGATCATCGTGGGATTCGTCCTCGGACTGATCGCGAAGGCGATCCTTCCCGGGAAACAGCAGATCCCGCTCTGGCTGACGACCGTGTTCGGCATTCTCGGCAGCGTGCTCGGCAACGCCGTCGCGACCTGGATCGGTGTCAACGACACCAAGGGCATCGACTGGACCCGCCACCTGCTCCAGCTGATCGGCGCCGTCGCCGTGGTCGGGGTGGGCGACATGCTGTGGGCCTCGATGAAGGGCAACAGACGGCGGGCCTAG
- a CDS encoding DUF3099 domain-containing protein: MAKRGGSEVFRITGARQGLADDVRGRQRRYVISMTVRTLSVIAAAVLWNVERHVAIVALALGILLPYIAVVIANAGRETAPSLPSTFVPAPVRPALGAGETSAGGDAERPYGRN; this comes from the coding sequence ATGGCGAAGCGTGGCGGGAGCGAGGTCTTCCGGATCACGGGGGCCCGGCAGGGGCTCGCGGACGACGTCCGGGGACGGCAGCGGCGTTATGTCATCTCGATGACCGTCCGGACGCTCTCGGTGATCGCGGCCGCGGTGCTGTGGAACGTCGAGCGGCACGTGGCGATCGTGGCGCTCGCCCTGGGCATCCTGCTCCCCTACATCGCCGTGGTCATCGCGAACGCGGGCCGCGAGACGGCTCCGTCGCTCCCTTCGACCTTCGTGCCGGCTCCGGTGCGGCCCGCGCTCGGCGCCGGCGAGACCTCGGCGGGCGGGGACGCGGAGCGACCGTACGGCCGGAATTGA
- the moaA gene encoding GTP 3',8-cyclase MoaA: MLIDTFGRVATDLRVSLTDRCNLRCTYCMPEEGLQWLAKPDLLTDDEIVRLIRIAVTDLGVTEVRFTGGEPLLRPGLVGIVERCAALEPRPRMSLTTNGIGLKRTAAALKAAGLDRVNVSLDTLRPDVFKTLTRRDRHQDVLDGMAAARDAGLTPVKVNAVLMPGLNADEAPDLLGWAIAEGYELRFIEQMPLDAQHGWKRDGMITAGDILDSLRTRFTLTPEGSQERGSAPAERWVVDGGPHTVGVIASVTRPFCRACDRTRLTADGQVRTCLFATEETDLRATLRSDASDAEVAEIWKKAMWGKKAGSGLDDPSFLQPDRPMSAIGG; this comes from the coding sequence GTGCTCATCGACACCTTTGGCCGCGTGGCCACCGACCTGCGCGTCTCGCTGACGGACCGGTGCAACCTGCGCTGCACGTACTGCATGCCGGAGGAAGGTCTCCAGTGGCTCGCCAAGCCGGACCTGCTCACCGACGACGAGATCGTCCGGCTGATCCGCATCGCCGTCACCGACCTCGGCGTCACCGAGGTCCGCTTCACCGGCGGTGAGCCGCTGCTGCGTCCCGGACTCGTCGGCATCGTCGAGCGCTGCGCGGCCCTGGAGCCCCGCCCCCGGATGTCCCTCACCACCAACGGCATCGGACTCAAGCGCACCGCCGCCGCCCTGAAGGCCGCCGGACTCGACCGGGTCAACGTCTCCCTGGACACCCTGCGCCCCGACGTCTTCAAGACCCTCACCCGGCGCGACCGCCACCAGGACGTCCTCGACGGCATGGCCGCCGCGCGCGACGCCGGCCTCACCCCGGTCAAGGTCAACGCCGTCCTGATGCCCGGGCTCAACGCCGACGAGGCCCCCGACCTCCTCGGCTGGGCGATCGCGGAGGGTTACGAGCTCCGCTTCATCGAGCAGATGCCGCTGGACGCCCAGCACGGCTGGAAGCGCGACGGCATGATCACCGCCGGGGACATCCTGGACTCCCTGCGCACCCGCTTCACCCTGACGCCCGAAGGCTCACAGGAGCGCGGCTCGGCGCCCGCCGAGCGCTGGGTCGTCGATGGCGGCCCGCACACCGTCGGGGTCATCGCCTCCGTCACCCGGCCGTTCTGCCGGGCCTGCGACCGGACCCGGCTCACCGCCGACGGCCAGGTGCGGACCTGTCTGTTCGCCACCGAGGAGACGGACCTGCGGGCCACGCTCCGCTCGGACGCCTCCGACGCCGAGGTCGCGGAGATCTGGAAGAAGGCGATGTGGGGCAAGAAGGCCGGCTCCGGTCTCGACGACCCGAGCTTCCTCCAGCCCGACCGCCCGATGTCGGCGATCGGCGGCTGA
- a CDS encoding solute symporter family protein, protein MSTPVLLAAGNATSEHRPLIMALFGAFVLATLVITVWAGRQTRSAADFYAGGGQFTGFQNGLAISGDYMSAASFLGISGAIALYGYDGFLYSIGFLVAWLVALLLVAEPLRNSGRFTMGDVLAYRMRQRPVRTAAGTSTIVVSIFYLLAQMAGAGVLVSLLLGITSDGGKIGIVALVGVLMIVYVTIGGMKGTTWVQMVKAVLLIAGTLLITFLILLKFDFNLSQLLGAAATNSGKGDAFLEPGLKYGISGVSKLDFISLGIALVLGTAGLPHILIRFYTVPTAKAARKSVNWAIGIIGAFYLMTIVLGFGAAALLSGDTIKASNKAGNTAAPLTALEVGGGADSTGGAILLAVISAVAFATILAVVAGLTLASSSSFAHDIYANVIKRGKATEKEEMRAARWSTVLIGIVSIALGALARDLNVAGLVALAFAVAASANLPTILYSLFWKRFTTTGALWSIYGGLISSVVLVLFSPVVSGGPASMFKGVDFHWFPLENPGLVSIPLGFLLGWLGSLLSKEEPDAGKYAELEVKSLTGVGVAAAVKH, encoded by the coding sequence ATGAGCACCCCCGTCCTGCTCGCGGCGGGCAACGCCACCAGCGAGCACCGGCCCCTGATCATGGCCCTGTTCGGCGCCTTCGTCCTGGCGACCCTGGTCATCACCGTCTGGGCCGGCCGCCAGACCCGCAGCGCCGCCGACTTCTACGCCGGCGGAGGCCAGTTCACCGGCTTCCAGAACGGCCTCGCGATCTCCGGCGACTACATGTCCGCCGCGTCCTTCCTCGGCATCAGCGGCGCCATCGCCCTCTACGGCTACGACGGCTTCCTCTACTCCATCGGCTTCCTGGTCGCCTGGCTCGTCGCCCTGCTCCTGGTCGCCGAACCGCTGCGCAACTCCGGCCGGTTCACGATGGGCGACGTCCTCGCGTACCGGATGCGCCAGCGGCCCGTCCGCACCGCCGCCGGCACCTCCACCATCGTCGTCTCGATCTTCTACCTGCTCGCGCAGATGGCCGGCGCGGGTGTGCTCGTCTCGCTGCTGCTCGGCATCACCAGCGACGGCGGCAAGATCGGGATCGTCGCCCTCGTCGGCGTCCTGATGATCGTCTACGTGACGATCGGCGGCATGAAGGGCACCACCTGGGTGCAGATGGTGAAGGCCGTCCTGCTCATCGCGGGCACCCTCCTCATCACCTTCCTCATCCTGCTGAAGTTCGACTTCAACCTCTCCCAGCTGCTCGGCGCCGCAGCCACCAACAGCGGCAAGGGCGACGCCTTCCTGGAGCCCGGCCTCAAGTACGGCATCTCCGGCGTCTCGAAGCTCGACTTCATCTCGCTCGGCATCGCCCTCGTCCTGGGCACCGCCGGCCTGCCCCACATCCTGATCCGCTTCTACACGGTGCCGACCGCCAAGGCCGCCCGTAAGTCGGTCAACTGGGCCATCGGCATCATCGGCGCGTTCTACCTGATGACGATCGTCCTCGGCTTCGGCGCCGCCGCCCTGCTCAGCGGCGACACCATCAAGGCGTCCAACAAGGCGGGCAACACGGCGGCACCGCTCACCGCCCTGGAAGTCGGCGGCGGCGCCGACTCCACCGGCGGCGCGATCCTGCTCGCCGTCATCTCCGCCGTCGCCTTCGCCACCATCCTCGCCGTCGTCGCCGGTCTCACCCTCGCCTCGTCCTCGTCCTTCGCGCACGACATCTACGCGAACGTGATCAAGCGCGGCAAGGCCACCGAGAAGGAGGAGATGCGGGCCGCCCGCTGGTCCACCGTCCTCATCGGCATCGTGTCGATCGCCCTCGGCGCCCTCGCCCGCGACCTCAACGTCGCCGGTCTGGTCGCCCTCGCCTTCGCGGTCGCCGCCTCGGCCAACCTGCCGACGATCCTCTACTCGCTGTTCTGGAAGAGGTTCACCACCACGGGAGCGCTCTGGTCGATCTACGGTGGACTGATCTCCTCCGTCGTCCTCGTGCTCTTCTCGCCGGTCGTCTCCGGCGGCCCGGCCTCGATGTTCAAGGGCGTGGACTTCCACTGGTTCCCGCTGGAGAACCCCGGCCTCGTCTCGATCCCGCTCGGCTTCCTCCTCGGTTGGCTCGGCTCGCTCCTCTCCAAGGAGGAGCCGGACGCGGGCAAGTACGCGGAGCTGGAGGTCAAGTCCCTCACCGGCGTCGGGGTCGCCGCCGCGGTCAAGCACTGA
- a CDS encoding DUF485 domain-containing protein encodes MATEAPPPPRDGTGSASAPASPTTEQFVEVQEGEEFGELRRTYRSFAFPLTLAFIAWYLLYVLLSNYAGGFMGTKVFGNINVALVLGLGQFATTFLIAWLYSRHAANRLDPKAEAIRERMEADA; translated from the coding sequence GTGGCTACCGAAGCACCGCCGCCGCCCAGAGACGGGACGGGGTCCGCATCCGCGCCCGCGTCGCCCACGACGGAACAGTTCGTCGAGGTGCAGGAGGGCGAGGAGTTCGGCGAACTGCGCCGCACGTACCGCTCCTTCGCCTTCCCGCTCACCCTGGCCTTCATCGCCTGGTACCTGCTGTACGTGCTGCTCTCCAACTACGCGGGCGGCTTCATGGGCACCAAGGTCTTCGGCAACATCAACGTGGCGCTCGTCCTCGGCCTCGGCCAGTTCGCCACCACCTTCCTCATCGCCTGGCTCTACTCGCGGCACGCGGCGAACCGGCTCGACCCCAAGGCCGAGGCCATCAGAGAGCGCATGGAGGCCGACGCATGA
- a CDS encoding S8 family peptidase — protein MAHLGSRRGRALALPVGLALTASLGFLPSGAASAAELSDAPAATVATNGPKLSYVVNVAGGRWTAASVKKAIAAAGGEVVISYDQIGVIVVHSQNPEFAKTIRKARGVVSAGSTRTAPLSVQTDNSVGGGSQALTEAEAKAAAARATDEQDALEPLQWDLPAIKADKAHQRTLGSKRVTVGVIDTGVDDTHPDLAPNFDAKASANCVSGKPDTTAGSWRPNPGESDHGTHVAGTIAAAKNGIGITGVAPGVKVSGIKVSTPDGFFYTEAVVCGFVWAAEHGVDITNNSYYTDPWMFACKNDEDQKALIEAVTRATRYAERKGTVNVAAAGNSKFDLAADEILDNSSPNDTTPGDRVIDPKECLDYPAMLPGVVTVSATGAKNLKSSYSNYGLGVIDIAAPGGDRTQYQAPEAPANNGLILSTTVNGGYNYKAGTSMASPHAAGVLALIKSTHPYASPAALKALLYAQADKLACTNPYDIEGDGKIDAVCEGGKNKNGFYGAGLIDALDAVRR, from the coding sequence ATGGCTCATCTGGGATCGAGGCGCGGCCGAGCTCTCGCTCTGCCGGTTGGTCTCGCGCTCACGGCCTCGCTCGGCTTCCTTCCCTCCGGCGCCGCCTCCGCCGCGGAACTGAGTGACGCTCCGGCGGCGACGGTGGCGACGAACGGCCCGAAGCTGTCGTACGTCGTGAACGTCGCGGGTGGCCGCTGGACCGCCGCCTCGGTGAAGAAGGCGATCGCCGCCGCGGGCGGCGAGGTGGTCATCTCGTACGACCAGATAGGTGTCATCGTCGTCCACTCGCAGAACCCCGAGTTCGCGAAGACGATCCGCAAGGCCCGCGGCGTGGTGTCGGCCGGCTCGACCCGTACCGCCCCGCTCTCCGTGCAGACCGACAACTCGGTCGGCGGCGGCTCGCAGGCGCTGACCGAGGCCGAGGCCAAGGCCGCCGCCGCCCGCGCGACGGACGAGCAGGACGCCCTCGAGCCCCTCCAGTGGGACCTGCCGGCCATCAAGGCCGACAAGGCCCACCAGCGGACGCTGGGCAGCAAGCGCGTCACCGTCGGTGTCATCGACACCGGTGTCGACGACACCCACCCGGACCTGGCGCCGAACTTCGACGCCAAGGCCTCGGCCAACTGCGTCTCCGGCAAGCCGGACACGACGGCGGGCTCGTGGCGTCCGAACCCGGGCGAGAGCGACCACGGGACGCACGTCGCCGGTACGATCGCGGCCGCCAAGAACGGCATCGGCATCACCGGTGTCGCCCCGGGCGTCAAGGTCTCCGGCATCAAGGTGTCCACCCCGGACGGCTTCTTCTACACGGAGGCCGTGGTCTGCGGCTTCGTGTGGGCGGCCGAGCACGGCGTCGACATCACGAACAACAGCTACTACACCGACCCGTGGATGTTCGCCTGCAAGAACGACGAGGACCAGAAGGCCCTCATCGAGGCGGTCACCCGGGCGACCCGCTACGCGGAGCGCAAGGGCACGGTCAACGTCGCGGCGGCCGGCAACTCCAAGTTCGACCTGGCGGCCGACGAGATCCTCGACAACAGCAGCCCGAACGACACCACGCCGGGCGACCGGGTCATCGACCCGAAGGAGTGCCTGGACTACCCGGCGATGCTCCCGGGCGTCGTGACGGTCTCCGCGACCGGCGCGAAGAACCTGAAGTCCTCGTACTCCAACTACGGTCTCGGTGTCATCGACATCGCCGCCCCCGGCGGTGACCGCACCCAGTACCAGGCGCCGGAGGCCCCCGCGAACAACGGCCTCATCCTGTCGACCACGGTCAACGGCGGCTACAACTACAAGGCCGGTACGTCGATGGCCTCGCCGCACGCGGCGGGTGTCCTGGCCCTGATCAAGTCGACGCACCCGTACGCGAGCCCGGCCGCGCTCAAGGCGCTGCTGTACGCGCAGGCCGACAAGCTCGCCTGCACCAACCCGTACGACATCGAGGGCGACGGCAAGATCGACGCCGTCTGCGAGGGCGGCAAGAACAAGAACGGCTTCTACGGGGCCGGTCTGATCGACGCGCTGGACGCCGTCCGCCGCTAG
- a CDS encoding CoA transferase — MDNTVRTGTELLWSALGGDPALVDRVEYGGPGGLLPARLPVLDLARAAVAVAGLAAVERAGLPGPVRVDDGAVATAFVSERHLRVDGRAPVNFAPLSRFWRAADGWVRTHANYPHHRAALLAALGVPDGSVEAVAAAVAGRKAVDVETAVYAAGGLAVALRTPAQWAAHPQGREVAARPLLSQERLDEAPPRRRTGPLRVLDLTRVIAGPVATRTLALLGADVLRIDPPGNPELPDQHADTDVGKRTAALDLERPSDRRTFDELLDSADVLVTGYRPGALDRFGLHRPGLVTARLSAWGDYGPWGERRGFDSLVQVATGIGVTEGSPQEPGALPAQALDHGTGYLLAAAVLRSLTEQDREGGTRLVRLALAQTGHWLTHALPRYEPERYLTESDGPLGRLRHALSPVSYEGGPSSWSRPPGLAGADAPAWASPA, encoded by the coding sequence ATGGACAACACAGTGCGCACCGGTACGGAGTTGTTGTGGTCGGCCCTCGGCGGCGATCCCGCCCTGGTGGACCGGGTGGAGTACGGCGGACCCGGCGGACTGCTGCCGGCCCGGCTGCCCGTGCTCGACCTCGCCAGGGCGGCGGTGGCCGTCGCCGGACTCGCCGCCGTCGAGCGGGCCGGTCTGCCCGGTCCCGTACGGGTGGACGACGGGGCCGTCGCCACCGCCTTCGTGAGCGAGCGTCATCTGCGGGTCGACGGGCGGGCCCCGGTGAACTTCGCGCCGCTCTCCCGGTTCTGGCGGGCCGCCGACGGCTGGGTCCGCACCCACGCCAACTACCCGCACCACCGCGCCGCGCTGCTCGCCGCCCTCGGCGTGCCCGACGGGTCCGTGGAGGCCGTCGCGGCGGCGGTCGCCGGGCGGAAGGCCGTCGACGTCGAGACGGCGGTGTACGCGGCCGGGGGCCTGGCCGTCGCCCTGCGCACGCCCGCGCAGTGGGCGGCGCACCCGCAGGGCCGGGAGGTCGCCGCGCGGCCGCTGCTGAGCCAGGAGCGGCTCGACGAGGCCCCGCCCCGGCGCCGTACCGGCCCGCTGCGGGTGCTCGACCTGACGCGGGTGATCGCCGGGCCGGTCGCGACCCGGACGCTCGCGCTGCTCGGCGCGGACGTGCTGCGGATCGACCCGCCGGGCAACCCCGAACTCCCCGACCAGCACGCGGACACGGACGTCGGCAAGCGGACGGCCGCGCTCGACCTGGAGCGGCCGTCCGACCGGCGGACCTTCGACGAACTCCTGGACTCCGCCGACGTGCTGGTCACCGGCTACCGGCCCGGCGCCCTCGACCGCTTCGGCCTGCACCGCCCCGGCCTCGTCACCGCCCGGCTCTCCGCCTGGGGCGACTACGGGCCGTGGGGCGAGCGGCGCGGCTTCGACAGCCTGGTCCAGGTGGCGACCGGCATCGGGGTGACCGAGGGTTCGCCGCAGGAGCCGGGCGCGCTGCCCGCGCAGGCCCTGGACCACGGCACCGGCTATCTGCTCGCGGCGGCGGTGCTGCGGTCGCTGACGGAGCAGGACCGGGAGGGCGGGACCCGGCTCGTCCGGCTCGCGCTGGCGCAGACGGGCCACTGGCTGACGCACGCCCTGCCCCGGTACGAGCCCGAGCGGTACCTCACGGAGTCGGACGGCCCGCTGGGGCGGCTGCGGCACGCGCTGTCCCCGGTGTCGTACGAGGGCGGGCCGTCCTCCTGGTCGCGCCCGCCGGGCCTGGCGGGGGCCGACGCCCCCGCGTGGGCGAGTCCGGCGTGA
- a CDS encoding zinc-dependent alcohol dehydrogenase family protein — translation MRATTIHAPFDMRVEDVPDPVVQDPTDVVVRVLRACVCGSDLWAYRGESARQPGQRIGHEFLGIVEAAGSEVTGFTAGDLVVAPFVWSDGTCDYCAEGLQTSCPRGGFWGSVGSDGGQGEAVRVPFADGTLVKLPADAASDDRLLTALLALSDVMGTGHHAALGAGVRAGSTVAVVGDGAVGLCGVLAAKRLGAERIIALGRHTARTDIARRFGATDVVAERGEAAEAAVRELTGGQGAHAVIEAVGTEQSMRTAVAISRDGGSIGYVGVPHGSGTGLDLSVMFDRNIALRGGVAPVRAYIPELLPDVLDGTIDPSPVFDLTVGLEGVPGGYKAMDERTALKVLVKP, via the coding sequence ATGCGCGCCACCACCATCCACGCCCCGTTCGACATGCGCGTGGAGGACGTGCCCGACCCGGTGGTGCAGGACCCCACCGACGTCGTCGTCCGAGTCCTGCGCGCCTGCGTCTGCGGCAGCGACCTCTGGGCCTACCGCGGCGAGTCCGCCCGGCAGCCCGGCCAGCGCATCGGCCACGAGTTCCTCGGCATCGTCGAGGCCGCGGGCTCCGAGGTCACCGGCTTCACCGCGGGCGACCTCGTCGTCGCCCCCTTCGTCTGGTCCGACGGCACCTGCGACTACTGCGCCGAGGGCCTCCAGACCTCCTGCCCGCGCGGCGGCTTCTGGGGCTCGGTCGGCTCCGACGGCGGCCAGGGCGAGGCCGTCCGCGTCCCCTTCGCCGACGGCACCCTCGTCAAGCTCCCCGCCGACGCCGCCTCCGACGACCGGCTCCTCACCGCGCTCCTCGCCCTCTCCGACGTCATGGGCACCGGCCACCACGCCGCCCTCGGCGCCGGCGTCCGCGCGGGCTCCACGGTCGCCGTCGTCGGCGACGGCGCCGTCGGCCTCTGCGGCGTCCTCGCCGCCAAGCGCCTCGGCGCCGAGCGGATCATCGCGCTCGGCCGCCACACCGCCCGCACCGACATCGCCCGCCGCTTCGGCGCCACCGACGTCGTCGCCGAGCGCGGCGAGGCCGCCGAGGCCGCCGTCCGCGAGCTCACCGGCGGCCAGGGCGCCCACGCCGTCATCGAGGCCGTCGGCACCGAGCAGTCCATGCGGACCGCCGTCGCGATCTCCCGCGACGGCGGCTCCATCGGCTACGTCGGCGTCCCGCACGGCAGCGGCACCGGACTCGACCTCTCCGTCATGTTCGACCGGAACATCGCCCTGCGCGGCGGAGTCGCCCCGGTCCGCGCGTACATCCCCGAGCTGCTCCCGGACGTCCTCGACGGCACCATCGACCCGTCCCCGGTCTTCGACCTGACCGTCGGCCTCGAAGGCGTCCCGGGCGGCTACAAGGCCATGGACGAGCGCACCGCGCTCAAGGTCCTCGTCAAGCCGTAG